The following coding sequences lie in one Zingiber officinale cultivar Zhangliang chromosome 2B, Zo_v1.1, whole genome shotgun sequence genomic window:
- the LOC122048171 gene encoding zinc finger MYM-type protein 1-like, protein MPPKYMSGYQKKKRKLRIESLIQSQAGDINKYFTPNLVESKNVAENLLNNEEDMGLNDDDKVLEPVNMDEMVNNNNEEILESVIVDESNFFEKDDEQVQHETLSQETCSDDPGKWDNIDQKIRDFLVERGPKRDACTLFPKDSTNRHFNVLHYKRILSNGEENDRRWLLYSISLDKIFCFCCKLFKKQKHKIGTQLANEGYNDWHNLSRCLTSHEASKEHMECMTDWLELERRLQKNQTIDARAQVQLNKEKEHWKHVLHRIIAIVQRLAKNNLAFRGSCEKLYVENNGLFLQMVEMIAEFDPIMNEHLRRIKDHETYTTYLGSRIQNELIEMLAGEVRKKLLAKVKKAKYFSVILDCTPDISHKEQMSLVIRCLDESENSIKVKEYWIEFLEVDDTSGLGLFTHLKDALIHLELDIDDIRGQGYDNGSNMKGKHKGVQRRLLEINPRAFYTPCGCHSLNLALCDMVNCCPQAMSFFGVIQRIYTLFSSSTKRWRIFKNHVKGLTVKPLSQTRWESHVESVKPIKEQTAQIRDALLDLTNDTEDPKTKSEAESLALYELEKFEFLLGVVIWYKLLFAINTVSKFLQSENMDIDAAIKLLQGIIIFLEEYRESGFDKAMVEAKEMASEMGIEAVFREKRVVRRKKQFDESSSTEITLSAEESFRVNYFLFIVDQAHSSIESRFAQFKEYQEIFGFLFNVERLQCSDDESLLRSCKNLENSLAHNGCSDVNGDDLFSELTFLKCSLPEESKSAIDVLDYLKKMDGCFPNAHVAYKILLTIPVTVASAERSFSKLKLIKTFLRSTMSQERLNGLAMLSIEKEIIEQLDYTDLINIFAAKTVRRVVFN, encoded by the coding sequence ATGCCTCCCAAGTACATGTCTGGATatcaaaagaagaaaagaaagctgAGAATAGAATCATTAATTCAAAGTCAAGCTGGAGATATCAATAAGTACTTTACTCCCAATCTTGTAGAGAGTAAAAATGTGGCTGAAAATTTGTTGAATAACGAAGAGGATATGGGATTAAATGATGATGATAAAGTGCTTGAACCTGTCAATATGGATGAAATGGTTAACAATAATAATGAAGAGATTCTTGAATCTGTCATTGTAGATGAATCTAATTTTTTTGAGAAAGATGATGAGCAAGTTCAACATGAAACTTTAAGTCAAGAGACTTGTTCTGATGATCCAGGAAAGTGGGATAATATTGATCAAAAAATTAGAGACTTTTTAGTGGAGAGAGGTCCAAAGAGAGATGCTTGTACGTTGTTTCCAAAAGATAGTACCAACAGACATTTTAATGTATTGCATTATAAAAGAATTTTGTCAAACGGAGAGGAAAATGATAGAAGATGGCTattatattcaatttctttggacAAAATTTTTTGCTTTTGTTGTAAACTATTCAAAAAGCAAAAGCACAAGATTGGTACTCAGTTAGCTAATGAAGGATACAACGACTGGCATAATTTGAGTCGTTGTCTTACATCCCATGAAGCGAGTAAGGAGCATATGGAGTGTATGACTGATTGGCTTGAATTAGAAAGAAGGTTGCAAAAGAATCAGACAATTGATGCAAGAGCACAAGTACAATTgaacaaagaaaaagaacactGGAAACATGTGTTACATAGGATAATTGCTATTGTGCAAAGACTAGCAAAAAATAACTTGGCCTTTAGAGGAAGTTGTGAGAAGCTTTATGTTGAAAACAATGGTCTCTTTCTGCAAATGGTTGAAATGATTGCTGAGTTTGATCCAATAATGAATGAGCACCTTCGGCGTATTAAAGACCATGAAACTTATACTACATATCTTGGTAGCagaattcaaaatgaattgatagAAATGTTGGCAGGTGAGGTAAGAAAGAAATTACTTGCAAAAGTCAAAAAGGCAAAATACTTTTCAGTCATCTTAGATTGTACTCCAGATATTAGTCATAAGGAGCAAATGTCTCTTGTCATACGGTGTTTGGATGAGTCAGAAAATTCAATAAAAGTGAAAGAATATTGGATAGAATTTTTAGAGGTGGATGACACTTCTGGGCTTGGACTTTTTACGCATCTTAAGGATGCTTTAATCCATCTTGAGCTTGATATTGATGATATACGAGGTCAAGGATATGACAACGGATCTAACATGAAAGGGAAACACAAAGGTGTACAAAGAAGGTTGCTTGAAATAAATCCCAGAGCCTTTTATACTCCTTGTGGTTGTCATAGCCTTAATTTGGCATTATGTGATATGGTGAACTGTTGTCCTCAAGCTATGTCATTTTTTGGAGTAATACAACGCATTTATACATTATTCTCCTCTTCTACGAAGAGAtggagaatttttaaaaatcatgtaaAGGGTTTGACAGTTAAGCCATTGTCACAAACACGCTGGGAAAGTCATGTTGAGAGCGTGAAACCTATAAAAGAACAAACTGCCCAAATTAGAGATGCTTTACTTGACTTAACAAATGATACTGAAGATCCCAAAACAAAAAGTGAAGCAGAGTCCTTGGCATTATATGAACTTGAGAAGTTTGAATTCTTACTTGGTGTAGTAATTTGGTATAAGTTGTTATTCGCAATTAACACTGTGAGTAAATTTCTTCAATCCGAAAATATGGATATTGATGCTGCTATCAAACTCTTGCAAGGAATTATTATATTTCTTGAAGAGTATAGAGAATCTGGTTTTGATAAGGCAATGGTTGAAGCTAAAGAAATGGCAAGTGAAATGGGCATTGAAGCAGTATTTCGAGAAAAGCGAGTTGTTCGTAGAAAAAAACAATTTGATGAAAGTAGTAGTACAGAAATAACATTGTCAGCAGAGGAGTCCTTCAGAGTTAACTACTTTCTCTTTATAGTTGATCAAGCTCATTCATCTATTGAGTCTCGATTTGCACAATTTAAAGAATATCAGGAAATATTTGGTTTTCTATTCAATGTGGAGAGGTTACAATGTTCTGATGATGAAAGCTTGTTGAGGTCTTGCAAGAATCTTGAAAATTCTCTTGCACATAATGGTTGTTCTGACGTTAATGGAGATGATTTGTTTTCAGAGTTAACATTTTTAAAGTGCTCTTTACCAGAGGAATCGAAATCAGCTATTGATGTATTAGATTATTTGAAAAAGATGGATGGTTGTTTTCCAAATGCTCATGTTGCTTACAAAATTTTGCTGACAATACCAGTTACAGTAGCAAGTGCAGAAAGAAGTTTCTCAAAGTTGAAGCTTATCAAAACTTTTCTTCGATCGACCATGTCACAAGAAAGATTGAATGGGCTAgctatgttatcaattgaaaaagAAATTATTGAACAACTTGATTATACAGACTTGATTAATATTTTTGCCGCCAAAACTGTAAGGCGAGTTGTCTTTAACTGA